One window of Alteromonas sp. LMIT006 genomic DNA carries:
- the ispG gene encoding flavodoxin-dependent (E)-4-hydroxy-3-methylbut-2-enyl-diphosphate synthase: MFTESPIKRRQSTRINVGSVPIGDGAPIAVQSMTNTPTTDVAATVAQINRIVAVGGEIVRVSVPTMEAAEAFKQIRQQVSVPLVADIHFDYRIALKVAEYGVDCLRINPGNIGNMERVQSVVDCAKDKGIPIRIGVNGGSLERDLQEKYGEPTPEALVESAMRHVDILDKLNFDQFKVSVKASDVFLAVGAYRLLAQQIDQPLHLGITEAGGQRAGAVKSAVGLGMLLAEGIGDTLRVSLAADPVEEIKVGFDILKSLRIRSRGINFIACPSCSRQEFDVINTVNALEQRVEDILTPMDVSIIGCVVNGPGEAEISDLGLTGARNMSGFYEDGKRQRERIANSELVDVLEQKIRAKAAQLDPSKRIDVTEV; encoded by the coding sequence ATGTTTACCGAATCCCCGATTAAACGTCGTCAATCTACTCGAATTAATGTGGGCTCTGTGCCGATTGGTGATGGAGCGCCGATTGCAGTACAATCAATGACGAACACACCTACTACTGATGTGGCCGCTACCGTTGCACAAATTAATCGAATTGTGGCGGTAGGCGGTGAAATTGTGAGAGTTTCGGTTCCAACTATGGAAGCGGCAGAAGCGTTTAAACAAATTCGTCAACAAGTCTCAGTGCCATTGGTTGCAGATATTCATTTTGATTACAGAATTGCCTTAAAAGTAGCCGAATATGGTGTGGATTGCTTGCGGATTAACCCGGGTAATATTGGCAATATGGAGCGAGTGCAATCGGTGGTTGATTGTGCCAAAGATAAGGGTATTCCGATTCGAATTGGTGTAAATGGAGGTTCATTAGAGCGCGATTTACAAGAAAAATATGGAGAGCCAACGCCAGAAGCGTTAGTTGAATCTGCGATGCGTCATGTTGATATATTGGATAAGCTCAATTTTGATCAGTTCAAAGTATCGGTAAAGGCATCTGATGTATTTTTAGCAGTTGGTGCATACCGCTTGCTTGCTCAGCAAATTGACCAACCTCTACATCTAGGGATCACTGAAGCGGGTGGACAACGTGCTGGCGCGGTAAAAAGTGCTGTTGGCCTAGGTATGTTACTTGCTGAAGGTATTGGCGATACGTTGCGTGTGTCATTAGCCGCCGATCCGGTAGAGGAAATCAAAGTCGGTTTTGATATTCTCAAATCATTGCGTATTCGTTCACGTGGTATCAACTTCATTGCTTGCCCAAGTTGTTCTCGTCAGGAGTTCGATGTTATTAATACGGTCAATGCACTGGAGCAACGAGTCGAAGATATTTTGACCCCAATGGACGTTTCTATAATTGGATGTGTGGTTAACGGTCCTGGTGAAGCTGAAATCTCAGATTTAGGTTTGACTGGGGCACGAAATATGAGTGGCTTTTATGAAGATGGTAAGCGTCAACGAGAACGCATTGCAAATTCTGAATTGGTTGACGTATTGGAGCAAAAAATTCGCGCAAAAGCAGCGCAACTTGATCCCTCTAAGCGCATTGATGTCACTGAAGTGTAG
- the hisS gene encoding histidine--tRNA ligase produces MAKTLQAIRGMNDCLPNETGIWQYVESILRDTVAAYGYQEIRMPIVESTELFKRSIGEVTDIVEKEMYTFDDRNGDSLTLRPEGTASAVRAGNQHGLIYNQQQRLWYLGPMFRHERPQKGRYRQFHQFGVETYGLAGPDIDAEIIAMSARLWNQFGISDKVHLQLNSLGSNAAREAYKAILVEYLQANFDALDEDSQRRLESNPLRVLDSKNTQVQAVVANAPKLSEHLDEESKLHFAQLCERLTDLGISYTVNDKLVRGLDYYNATVFEWVTDALGAQGTVCAGGRYDGLVEQLGGKPAPAVGFAMGMERIVLLLTELGLTDSVAPPVDVYVTALGDEANAYAMKVSEICRDLTTLRVMQHCGGGNMKKQLKRSDASGAAVTLLLGVDEATEQKVTIKYMRGDEPQTTVALNDLADVLTQYFSN; encoded by the coding sequence GTGGCCAAAACGTTACAAGCCATCCGTGGGATGAATGATTGCTTGCCTAATGAAACAGGTATTTGGCAATACGTCGAATCGATTTTACGCGATACAGTCGCCGCCTATGGCTACCAAGAGATCCGTATGCCGATTGTCGAAAGTACCGAATTGTTTAAACGCTCCATAGGTGAAGTGACCGATATTGTCGAAAAAGAAATGTATACCTTTGACGATCGCAACGGTGATTCATTGACGCTGAGACCAGAAGGTACAGCCAGTGCAGTGCGTGCAGGGAACCAGCATGGGTTAATTTATAACCAACAACAGCGACTTTGGTATCTAGGTCCTATGTTTCGGCATGAGCGCCCACAAAAGGGACGTTATCGTCAGTTTCATCAATTTGGTGTAGAAACTTATGGTCTCGCCGGTCCCGATATTGACGCCGAAATCATCGCCATGAGCGCACGCTTGTGGAATCAGTTTGGTATTTCTGACAAGGTACACTTACAGCTTAATTCACTGGGCTCAAATGCTGCACGCGAGGCTTATAAAGCTATTTTGGTTGAGTATTTACAGGCAAACTTTGACGCTTTGGATGAAGATTCACAACGTCGTTTAGAGTCTAATCCATTACGAGTATTGGATAGCAAAAATACCCAAGTTCAAGCCGTCGTTGCCAATGCACCTAAGCTATCAGAGCACCTTGATGAGGAATCAAAGCTGCATTTTGCTCAGTTATGTGAACGTTTGACAGATTTGGGTATCTCATACACCGTTAATGACAAACTCGTTCGCGGCTTGGATTATTACAATGCTACGGTATTTGAATGGGTGACTGATGCCCTGGGGGCACAGGGGACAGTGTGTGCTGGTGGCCGTTATGACGGTTTAGTTGAGCAACTTGGCGGCAAGCCCGCCCCAGCAGTTGGCTTTGCGATGGGAATGGAACGTATTGTTTTACTCCTGACAGAACTGGGTTTGACTGACTCCGTTGCTCCACCAGTCGATGTGTATGTCACTGCATTAGGCGATGAGGCGAATGCCTATGCCATGAAGGTCAGTGAGATATGTCGTGATTTGACCACTTTGCGAGTCATGCAACATTGTGGTGGTGGCAATATGAAAAAACAACTCAAACGCTCGGATGCTTCAGGCGCTGCGGTAACATTACTACTCGGCGTGGATGAAGCGACTGAGCAAAAGGTAACAATCAAATATATGCGTGGTGACGAACCACAGACAACAGTGGCTTTAAATGATTTGGCCGACGTTTTAACACAATATTTTAGTAACTAA
- a CDS encoding tetratricopeptide repeat protein: protein MEQFATEEQQVEAIKRFWKENGTAIILGAVLGLGGLWGWRYYDESQITAKETASAAYNDMIQTLASEDLVAATQDFVANNGDTAYAALAGFIGAQAAVQADDYAKAAELLQQVVASTTDATLQNVARVRLARTQFQLTQYGEAIATLNAITGTAFTAQQEAIRGDVLVAQGDLSAAREAFVRSLAAQNDPSVQMRLDDLANQMASNAS from the coding sequence ATGGAACAATTCGCAACAGAAGAACAACAAGTCGAGGCGATTAAACGTTTTTGGAAAGAAAACGGCACTGCTATCATTTTAGGTGCCGTTCTTGGATTGGGCGGTCTATGGGGCTGGCGTTACTATGATGAGTCACAAATCACTGCCAAAGAAACTGCTTCTGCTGCTTACAACGATATGATTCAAACTCTCGCAAGTGAAGATCTTGTAGCGGCGACACAAGATTTCGTAGCAAATAATGGCGACACAGCATATGCTGCATTAGCTGGGTTCATCGGTGCACAAGCAGCAGTCCAAGCTGATGATTATGCAAAAGCTGCTGAGTTGCTACAGCAAGTCGTTGCTTCTACAACCGATGCAACCTTACAAAATGTCGCGCGCGTACGCTTAGCTCGAACTCAGTTTCAGCTCACTCAATACGGTGAAGCTATTGCGACTCTCAATGCCATAACGGGTACTGCATTTACCGCTCAGCAAGAAGCAATTCGTGGTGATGTCCTGGTTGCACAGGGTGATTTATCAGCAGCTCGAGAAGCTTTTGTTCGCTCGCTTGCGGCGCAAAATGACCCATCTGTTCAAATGCGCTTGGACGATTTGGCAAACCAAATGGCGAGTAATGCTTCATGA
- the bamB gene encoding outer membrane protein assembly factor BamB: MSGNKLRLATTLVGLLLLGGCSVLQPVTDLFKSDEELEVLTLAPLEPAFDVRTVWQRDIGKGTEGFFSRLTPVVVNNTIFVADRNGTVISLDAAGKTIWRTNIGSASGWFSSGESAKVAGGLAAFDGNIWLGTEDGRVLALSQETGDITFDETVVGEILAKPTFGDGLVYVNTTAGRLFALDLETGEEKWMHESEVPPLSLRGISQPTAANGGVFVGTAAGKLQVSVSDSGLVAWEATVTTPAGATELERIIDVDTTPVIAGGNVYIVSYNGSLVSVELRTGRVVWQREYASYQNLVVSGNSIYVTDVTGSVFAIDRRNGVELWSQNALKGRKLTAPAVLNNSLVVSDGFGTVHFLNTSEGTYQSRIVLDNAEGKGFYSAPVVMDDKVIVINQDGELTLLAPQF, translated from the coding sequence ATGAGTGGCAACAAATTACGCCTAGCGACCACGTTAGTTGGTTTGCTCTTGCTCGGTGGTTGCAGTGTTTTACAACCGGTCACCGATTTATTTAAGAGTGATGAAGAACTAGAGGTGCTTACTCTAGCACCTCTAGAACCAGCTTTTGACGTTAGAACTGTGTGGCAACGTGATATTGGTAAGGGTACGGAAGGTTTCTTTTCTCGTTTAACGCCTGTTGTAGTGAATAATACGATTTTTGTCGCCGACCGCAATGGTACCGTCATCTCTCTGGACGCAGCAGGAAAGACCATCTGGCGAACGAATATTGGCTCTGCCAGTGGCTGGTTTTCCAGTGGCGAGTCAGCTAAGGTGGCTGGTGGTTTAGCTGCATTTGACGGCAATATTTGGCTCGGTACCGAAGATGGCCGAGTGTTAGCGCTGAGCCAAGAGACCGGTGACATCACGTTTGATGAGACAGTGGTGGGCGAGATTTTAGCAAAACCGACGTTTGGCGATGGCTTGGTATACGTCAACACTACCGCCGGTCGTCTATTCGCATTGGATCTAGAAACTGGCGAAGAGAAATGGATGCACGAATCGGAAGTGCCTCCATTATCGTTGCGAGGGATCTCTCAACCTACTGCTGCTAACGGCGGTGTTTTTGTTGGCACGGCAGCTGGCAAATTACAGGTCAGTGTATCTGATTCTGGTTTGGTTGCTTGGGAGGCAACGGTAACGACTCCAGCCGGTGCTACCGAACTTGAGCGTATTATAGACGTAGATACGACTCCAGTAATTGCTGGGGGGAACGTTTATATCGTGTCATACAACGGCTCTTTAGTCTCGGTTGAGTTACGTACGGGTCGAGTAGTATGGCAACGTGAATACGCCAGTTATCAAAATCTGGTTGTATCGGGTAACTCAATTTACGTTACCGATGTAACAGGCAGTGTGTTCGCAATCGACCGTCGTAACGGCGTTGAGCTGTGGTCACAAAATGCCCTTAAAGGTCGCAAACTAACTGCACCAGCGGTTCTAAATAATTCGTTGGTCGTTTCGGATGGGTTTGGCACGGTGCATTTTTTGAATACGAGTGAAGGCACTTACCAATCTCGAATTGTATTGGATAATGCTGAAGGCAAAGGCTTCTATAGTGCCCCGGTTGTCATGGATGATAAAGTTATTGTGATCAACCAAGACGGTGAGCTGACTCTGCTTGCACCTCAGTTTTAA
- the der gene encoding ribosome biogenesis GTPase Der, which produces MLPVIALVGRPNVGKSTLFNRLTNTRDALVADFPGLTRDRKYGQAKFEGRQFIVIDTGGITGDEEGIDAAMAEQSLLAIDEADVVFFLVDARAGLTAADQLIADHLRRQDKTVQVVANKVDGIDGDSESAEFYAMGLGTVAQIAAAHGRGVSRLLDNALLPLDEAFPDMLIQEENIDADEDAEAQLQRLQNLPIKLAIVGKPNVGKSTLTNRILGEERVVVYDLPGTTRDSIFIPMERDDREYVLIDTAGVRKRKKVNDAVEKFSIVKTLQAIEEANVVLLVIDAREGITDQDLSLLGFVLNSGRSLVLAVNKWDGLDTDIKDEIKRELDRRLGFVDFARCHFISALHGTGVGHLFESVQEAYASATKRINTAMLTQIMEMAQDDHQPPLVRGRRVKMKYAHAGGYNPPVVVIHGNQVQDLPDSYKRYLMNYYRKSLQIMGTPIKVEFREGANPFEGKKNVLTQSQMRKRKRMMAYHKKK; this is translated from the coding sequence ATGTTACCTGTTATCGCGCTGGTAGGGCGCCCCAATGTTGGGAAATCTACGTTATTCAATCGCTTAACCAATACTCGCGATGCTTTGGTAGCTGACTTTCCCGGATTGACTCGTGACCGCAAGTACGGTCAAGCCAAGTTTGAAGGACGACAGTTCATTGTCATTGATACTGGCGGGATTACAGGCGATGAAGAGGGTATTGATGCGGCGATGGCTGAGCAATCCTTGTTGGCGATTGATGAAGCGGATGTCGTATTCTTTTTGGTTGATGCTCGAGCAGGTCTAACCGCAGCGGATCAACTGATTGCTGATCATTTGCGTCGCCAGGATAAAACGGTACAAGTTGTTGCCAATAAGGTCGACGGTATTGACGGTGACAGCGAATCTGCAGAGTTTTATGCAATGGGACTTGGCACTGTTGCGCAGATTGCCGCGGCACATGGTCGAGGTGTTTCGCGCTTGTTGGATAATGCGTTACTGCCATTGGATGAAGCTTTTCCTGATATGTTAATTCAGGAAGAGAACATTGATGCGGACGAAGATGCCGAAGCGCAACTACAACGCCTACAAAATTTGCCGATTAAACTTGCGATTGTTGGTAAACCCAATGTTGGCAAATCAACTTTGACGAACCGCATCCTCGGAGAAGAACGCGTCGTGGTCTATGATCTCCCGGGAACAACCCGAGACAGTATTTTTATTCCGATGGAGAGGGATGATCGTGAATACGTCTTGATTGATACTGCCGGTGTGCGCAAACGCAAAAAAGTCAATGACGCGGTTGAAAAATTTTCTATTGTTAAAACGCTCCAAGCTATTGAAGAGGCGAATGTTGTTTTACTTGTGATTGATGCCAGAGAAGGTATTACTGATCAGGATTTGAGCTTGCTTGGTTTTGTCTTGAACTCAGGTCGTTCACTCGTATTAGCAGTGAACAAATGGGATGGGCTCGATACCGATATCAAAGACGAAATCAAACGCGAATTAGACCGTCGTTTAGGTTTTGTGGATTTTGCTCGATGTCACTTTATCTCGGCGCTACATGGTACTGGTGTAGGGCATTTGTTCGAATCCGTACAAGAAGCTTACGCATCGGCAACTAAGCGAATAAATACGGCGATGTTGACCCAAATTATGGAAATGGCCCAAGATGACCATCAGCCACCACTGGTTCGCGGTCGACGTGTCAAAATGAAATACGCCCATGCGGGTGGTTATAACCCTCCAGTCGTTGTGATCCATGGTAACCAAGTGCAGGATTTACCGGATTCATACAAACGCTATTTAATGAACTATTATCGCAAGTCCTTACAAATTATGGGCACGCCAATCAAAGTTGAATTCCGAGAAGGCGCAAATCCATTTGAAGGCAAGAAAAACGTGCTGACTCAATCACAGATGCGTAAACGCAAGCGCATGATGGCCTATCACAAGAAAAAATAA
- the xseA gene encoding exodeoxyribonuclease VII large subunit, with protein sequence MFESNRLNPGQSQGSARNILSISSLNSMAKNILMRELGQVWLSGEISNFVAASSGHWYFSLKDNKAQVKGAMFKGANSRVSKTPQNGDKIIVRASVSLYEPRGDYQIIVEYMEQDGEGLLKQQFEALKNKLMQEGLFATQTKQALPEHIRRVGVVTSATGAALHDILTVLEQRNPAIEVIVYPSQVQGAPATAQIVRALHIANQRNEVDVLIVGRGGGSLEDLWCFNEEAVARAIFGSRLPIVSAVGHEVDITIADFVADVRAATPSQAAELVSQDTQRLFDALNQYERRLRQGVQQLQSNAQHRIEQLTAKLIQNHPKYSLQQQAQHLDQLTMRLQKEMAAHLNQSVNRVTHAQQTLMRCNPKHRIDLQQSHLHNLTTRLKQAQINTMSNAQTELKRLAGLLNSVSPLATLSRGYSITKHGNEIIVAPSQVRSGDEITTQLKQGEIRSIVR encoded by the coding sequence ATGTTCGAATCGAACCGTTTAAACCCTGGTCAATCACAAGGCTCAGCAAGAAATATTTTAAGTATCAGTTCACTCAATAGTATGGCCAAAAACATTCTGATGCGTGAACTGGGTCAGGTCTGGTTAAGTGGTGAAATTTCGAACTTTGTTGCAGCGTCTTCTGGCCATTGGTACTTTTCACTCAAAGACAATAAGGCTCAAGTAAAAGGCGCTATGTTTAAGGGTGCTAACAGCCGAGTTTCAAAAACACCCCAAAATGGCGATAAGATCATCGTCCGTGCCAGTGTCAGTTTGTATGAACCCCGTGGCGATTACCAAATTATTGTCGAATATATGGAGCAAGATGGCGAGGGGTTACTCAAACAACAGTTTGAAGCACTTAAAAATAAATTAATGCAGGAAGGCTTATTTGCCACTCAAACCAAACAAGCTTTACCTGAACATATACGCAGAGTCGGGGTGGTTACTTCCGCAACCGGCGCAGCACTGCATGATATTTTGACGGTGTTAGAGCAACGTAACCCAGCGATTGAAGTCATTGTTTATCCCTCACAAGTTCAAGGCGCTCCTGCTACTGCCCAAATTGTTCGAGCTCTACACATCGCTAATCAGCGCAATGAAGTGGATGTATTAATCGTTGGGCGTGGCGGTGGCTCATTAGAAGATTTGTGGTGCTTTAACGAAGAAGCGGTTGCCAGAGCGATTTTTGGATCACGCTTGCCGATAGTCAGTGCAGTGGGTCATGAAGTGGATATCACGATTGCGGATTTTGTTGCCGATGTTCGAGCGGCAACGCCTTCTCAAGCTGCCGAACTAGTTAGTCAGGACACTCAACGCTTATTTGATGCTTTGAACCAATATGAAAGACGTCTACGTCAGGGAGTACAACAACTGCAAAGCAATGCTCAGCACCGCATTGAACAACTCACAGCCAAGCTTATACAAAACCACCCAAAATATAGTCTGCAACAACAAGCCCAACATCTTGACCAACTCACTATGCGCCTACAAAAAGAGATGGCTGCGCATCTGAATCAATCAGTGAATAGGGTAACTCATGCCCAGCAAACACTTATGCGCTGTAACCCTAAACATCGCATAGATTTGCAACAATCTCACCTTCACAACTTAACGACTAGACTTAAACAAGCCCAAATTAACACCATGTCCAATGCTCAAACCGAGCTAAAAAGGCTTGCTGGATTACTCAATTCAGTTAGTCCTTTAGCTACCTTGAGCAGAGGATACAGTATCACTAAACACGGTAATGAAATTATTGTCGCCCCTTCACAAGTACGAAGTGGTGATGAAATCACCACTCAATTAAAGCAGGGAGAAATCCGTTCGATTGTTCGCTAA
- the guaB gene encoding IMP dehydrogenase, giving the protein MLRIAQEALTFDDVLIVPGHSQVLPHTASLQTRLTRKVNLNIPMISAAMDTVSEARLAIALAQEGGIGFIHKNMTAEEQANHVRQVKKYESGVVSDPVTVNPSATIGEVNELSARLGYSGFPVIDDDNNLVGIVTGRDLRFETNLTGSIETVMTPKDRLVTVKPGASSETVLELMHDHRIEKILVVDDAFKLQGLITVKDHQKAENKPNACKDEFGRLRVGAAVSVGAGTDERIELLVQAGVDVLLIDTSHGHSQGVIDRVAKVRQQYPDVQLIAGNVATGEGAKALADAGVDAVKVGIGPGSICTTRIVTGCGVPQITAISDAVDALKGTDIPVIADGGIRFSGDIAKALVAGASCVMVGSMLAGTEEAPGEVELYQGRYYKSYRGMGSLGAMNQSQGSSDRYFQDSKSADKLVPEGIEGRVAYKGPIANIIHQQMGGLRSAMGLTGSATIAELNTKPQFVRVTSAGMGESHVHDVTITKEAPNYRMG; this is encoded by the coding sequence ATGTTACGAATTGCTCAAGAAGCGTTAACATTTGACGATGTTTTAATCGTTCCGGGCCACTCTCAGGTCCTCCCTCACACTGCATCATTACAAACCCGTTTGACTCGTAAAGTCAACTTAAATATCCCAATGATTTCAGCTGCCATGGATACGGTATCAGAAGCGCGCCTTGCGATCGCATTAGCCCAGGAAGGGGGCATTGGTTTTATTCATAAGAATATGACAGCCGAAGAACAGGCCAATCACGTTCGTCAGGTCAAAAAATACGAATCCGGTGTTGTATCCGATCCAGTTACAGTCAACCCCAGCGCAACCATTGGGGAAGTCAATGAACTAAGTGCACGTCTAGGCTACTCTGGTTTCCCAGTGATTGACGATGATAACAATTTAGTGGGCATTGTCACCGGTCGTGATTTGCGTTTTGAAACCAACCTAACCGGTTCAATCGAAACCGTGATGACACCTAAAGATCGTTTAGTGACGGTAAAGCCGGGTGCTTCAAGTGAAACAGTGCTTGAGCTGATGCACGATCATCGCATCGAAAAAATCTTAGTCGTGGACGATGCATTTAAACTACAAGGCTTAATTACCGTCAAAGACCATCAAAAAGCCGAAAACAAACCCAATGCCTGTAAAGACGAGTTTGGGCGTTTACGTGTGGGCGCGGCGGTCAGTGTTGGTGCTGGTACAGATGAGCGCATAGAACTGCTCGTGCAAGCCGGAGTGGATGTACTATTGATTGATACCTCTCACGGCCATTCTCAAGGCGTTATTGACCGTGTGGCAAAAGTTCGTCAACAGTATCCAGATGTGCAATTAATTGCTGGTAACGTGGCGACCGGCGAAGGCGCCAAAGCATTAGCGGATGCAGGTGTGGATGCCGTTAAAGTCGGGATCGGTCCAGGTTCTATTTGCACTACGCGTATTGTTACAGGTTGTGGTGTGCCACAAATTACTGCAATCAGTGATGCAGTCGATGCACTGAAAGGCACGGATATCCCAGTCATTGCTGACGGTGGCATTCGCTTCTCTGGGGATATCGCCAAAGCGCTTGTTGCTGGTGCGTCTTGCGTCATGGTCGGCTCTATGCTGGCTGGCACCGAAGAAGCCCCAGGTGAGGTCGAACTTTATCAAGGCCGCTATTACAAATCTTATCGCGGAATGGGCTCATTGGGCGCGATGAATCAATCTCAAGGCTCTTCTGATCGTTATTTCCAAGATTCAAAAAGCGCCGATAAGTTGGTTCCTGAAGGGATTGAAGGGCGCGTGGCATACAAAGGCCCGATTGCCAATATCATTCATCAACAAATGGGCGGATTGCGTTCAGCTATGGGCTTAACTGGTTCGGCAACGATTGCTGAGCTAAATACTAAGCCACAATTTGTTCGCGTAACTTCAGCAGGTATGGGGGAATCACATGTGCACGATGTCACCATTACCAAAGAAGCGCCAAACTACCGCATGGGCTAA